One genomic region from Quercus robur chromosome 4, dhQueRobu3.1, whole genome shotgun sequence encodes:
- the LOC126722583 gene encoding uncharacterized protein LOC126722583, with amino-acid sequence MYFNTNILLLGFFAITGILFSGNNNNMVVGDDCQGDMQGLVAQCAMYVQKSLPKMNPSQQCCSVIQKADMPYVCQHVTKDVEKIIDMEKVIFVAQYCGRPVAPGTTCGSYTVPSPPPIA; translated from the exons ATGTACTTCAATACCAACATCTTGCTCTTGGGTTTCTTCGCCATTACTGGGATTCTGTTCTCTgggaacaacaacaacatggtTGTTGGCGACGATTGCCAAGGTGACATGCAGGGATTGGTAGCTCAATGTGCTATGTACGTTCAGAAGAGTTTGCCAAAGATGAACCCATCTCAACAATGCTGTAGTGTTATCCAGAAGGCGGACATGCCATACGTGTGCCAGCACGTAACCAAGGATGTTGAGAAGATAATTGACATGGAGAAAGTGATCTTTGTAGCACAGTACTGTGGCAGGCCAGTGGCCCCTGGGACCACCTGTGGAA GTTACACTGttccatcaccaccaccaataGCATGA